One genomic window of Paenibacillus xylanilyticus includes the following:
- the motA gene encoding flagellar motor stator protein MotA, with protein sequence MEISTIIGLVLGLVSLVLGMFLKGAPLINLVNNPAAYVIIFVGTAATIFMAFPMSEVKKIPKLFGVLFKKQQLIDRVSLIGTFMEWASTTRREGLLALESKVEEIDDQFLRSGMRMIIDGNDQEFVSDVLMEDIHATEERHRGGALIFAQAGMYAPTLGVLGAVVGLIAALADLSDMEKLSHAIAAAFIATLLGIFSGYVLWHPMSNKLKRMSKKEMEIKLMMVEGLLSIQSGVSTIAINQKLSVFLTPSERRQLEEKEGSSGEKG encoded by the coding sequence ATGGAAATTTCAACGATTATCGGACTAGTTTTAGGGCTGGTTTCACTTGTTCTCGGGATGTTCCTGAAGGGTGCTCCCCTGATCAATCTGGTTAACAACCCGGCAGCCTACGTTATTATCTTTGTTGGTACAGCAGCAACAATCTTCATGGCATTTCCAATGTCTGAAGTTAAAAAAATCCCCAAGCTTTTTGGGGTACTCTTCAAAAAGCAGCAACTGATTGACCGTGTTTCACTGATCGGCACATTTATGGAATGGGCTTCCACTACCCGTCGTGAAGGTTTGCTGGCACTGGAATCAAAAGTCGAAGAGATTGACGATCAATTCCTTCGCAGCGGTATGCGCATGATTATTGACGGCAACGACCAGGAATTTGTTAGTGATGTTTTGATGGAAGATATCCATGCCACCGAAGAGCGTCACCGCGGCGGAGCATTGATCTTCGCACAAGCGGGGATGTACGCTCCAACACTCGGGGTTCTCGGGGCCGTTGTAGGTCTGATTGCAGCCCTGGCCGACCTTAGTGATATGGAAAAGCTATCTCACGCGATTGCGGCTGCGTTCATTGCTACACTCCTTGGTATTTTTAGTGGTTACGTGTTGTGGCACCCGATGTCCAACAAGTTGAAGCGGATGTCCAAGAAAGAGATGGAGATCAAGCTGATGATGGTTGAAGGATTGTTATCCATTCAATCCGGTGTATCCACCATTGCCATCAACCAAAAATTATCTGTATTCCTGACACCTTCCGAACGTAGACAGCTGGAAGAGAAGGAGGGATCATCAGGTGAAAAAGGCTAA
- the motB gene encoding flagellar motor protein MotB yields MKKAKKHEPHEEHIDESWLLPYSDLMTLLLALFITLFSMSSLDAAKFEQMASALSSALNGGAGVLDHTSMNPTEATTDLGKNKQVPEEITKNKSAQITDAQMAQKEQEDLEKLKKQLDQYISKNGLSDQLNTKLNQSELKITISDNALFSSGRADVKPESRSLAKAISNMLQEFPQYEVVVSGHTDNIPISNSQYKDNWDLSADRALNFLKILLLNDALDPAKFTPSGYGEYHPVASNQTNVGRAQNRRVEVSIIRKYQSNNSTVKAVNPVN; encoded by the coding sequence GTGAAAAAGGCTAAAAAACACGAGCCGCATGAAGAACATATAGACGAGAGCTGGTTGCTCCCGTATTCTGACTTGATGACACTGTTGCTTGCCCTGTTTATTACGTTGTTCTCCATGAGTTCTCTCGATGCAGCCAAGTTCGAACAGATGGCCTCGGCACTAAGCAGTGCACTGAATGGCGGCGCAGGTGTATTGGATCATACATCCATGAACCCTACGGAAGCCACAACCGACCTGGGCAAAAACAAACAGGTGCCTGAAGAGATCACCAAGAACAAATCTGCTCAGATTACAGATGCACAGATGGCTCAAAAAGAGCAGGAAGATCTGGAAAAACTCAAGAAACAACTGGACCAATACATTAGCAAAAACGGGCTATCGGACCAACTCAACACCAAGCTGAATCAATCTGAACTGAAGATTACCATCAGTGATAACGCTCTGTTCTCTTCAGGGCGAGCAGATGTGAAGCCTGAATCGCGATCACTGGCAAAAGCCATTTCCAACATGCTGCAGGAGTTCCCGCAATATGAAGTGGTTGTTTCTGGCCATACTGATAATATTCCCATCTCGAACAGCCAATATAAGGATAACTGGGATCTAAGTGCGGATCGCGCACTGAACTTCCTCAAAATCCTCTTGTTGAACGACGCACTGGACCCTGCGAAGTTCACACCTAGCGGGTATGGTGAGTATCACCCGGTTGCCAGTAACCAGACCAATGTTGGACGGGCTCAGAATCGCCGTGTAGAGGTTTCTATTATCCGGAAGTATCAAAGCAACAATTCGACTGTGAAAGCAGTTAATCCAGTAAACTAG
- the rluF gene encoding 23S rRNA pseudouridine(2604) synthase RluF, with product MRINKFISETGYCSRREADKLVESGKVTINGVTAELGSQAEEGDDVRINGQPIKEKRKHVYIALNKPVGITSTTEQHIKGNIVDFVGHKERIFPIGRLDKDSEGLILMTNDGDIVNRILRAEGRHEKEYIVTVDRPVTPSFLKGMSTGVKILGEMTLPCTVTRISERVFRIILTEGKNRQIRRMCSAFGYEVRKLKRVRIMNIHLGDQATGKWRELTAAEKSELGSLLNYSLE from the coding sequence TTGCGTATTAATAAATTTATAAGTGAAACAGGCTACTGCTCCCGGCGTGAAGCGGATAAATTAGTCGAGAGCGGGAAAGTGACCATTAATGGCGTAACCGCCGAACTGGGAAGTCAGGCGGAAGAAGGCGACGACGTACGGATCAACGGTCAGCCTATCAAGGAAAAAAGAAAACATGTATATATTGCACTCAATAAACCTGTCGGCATTACGAGTACAACCGAGCAGCATATCAAGGGCAATATCGTTGACTTTGTAGGTCACAAGGAACGCATTTTTCCAATTGGCCGATTGGACAAGGATTCCGAAGGGCTCATTCTGATGACCAATGATGGAGATATCGTCAACCGGATACTTAGAGCAGAGGGACGCCATGAGAAAGAGTACATCGTTACAGTTGACCGCCCTGTCACGCCGAGTTTTCTGAAGGGGATGAGCACGGGCGTCAAAATTCTCGGTGAAATGACGTTGCCCTGCACCGTCACTCGAATCTCTGAGCGAGTATTCCGGATTATACTGACCGAAGGGAAGAATCGGCAGATTCGCAGAATGTGCAGTGCCTTTGGTTACGAGGTGCGTAAATTGAAGCGTGTACGTATCATGAATATCCATCTGGGTGACCAGGCTACTGGGAAGTGGAGAGAGTTGACAGCTGCGGAGAAGTCTGAATTGGGCAGCCTGCTGAACTACTCTCTGGAATAA